One Glycine max cultivar Williams 82 chromosome 3, Glycine_max_v4.0, whole genome shotgun sequence DNA window includes the following coding sequences:
- the LOC102668811 gene encoding uncharacterized protein: MPMISNNQKGSFNMNPLFRSDSFGHYYPEAEHSYTMMEKRQLFLRSYQFCRKKSLKERVKGSLVRVKKVLWLRLRSAKKLRRLFFSRIRIKCGFYYRRRRFSRLLSAHNRKIDSSSCLW, translated from the coding sequence ATGCCCATGATTAGTAATAATCAAAAGGGTAGCTTTAACATGAATCCGTTATTTAGGAGTGATTCTTTTGGGCATTACTACCCTGAGGCTGAACACAGTTACACTATGATGGAGAAGAGGCAATTGTTCCTCAGAAGCTATCAGTTCTGTAGAAAGAAGAGCCTCAAAGAGAGAGTCAAAGGGTCTTTGGTTCGTGTCAAGAAGGTTCTGTGGCTGAGGCTAAGATCTGCTAAGAAACTCAGAAGGTTGTTTTTTTCCAGAATCAGAATCAAATGCGGCTTCTATTACCGGAGGAGAAGGTTTTCACGCCTTCTCAGTGCCCATAACCGCAAAATAGACTCTTCCTCTTGTTTATGGTAG
- the LOC100780244 gene encoding transmembrane protein 184A produces the protein MGFLVPLFFHIVAFICTIAAIALAVLHIYRHLLNYTEPTYQRYIVRIIFMVPVYALMSFLSLVIPDSSIYFNSIREVYEAWVIYNFLSLCLAWVGGPGAVVISLSGRVLKPSFCLMTCCFPPIPLDGRFIRKCKQGCLQFVILKPILVVVTLILYAKGKYKDGNFNPKQSYLYLTIIYMISYTMALYVLALFYVACKDLLQPFNPVPKFIIIKSVVFLTYWQGVLFFLAAKSGFIEDADEAALLQNFIICVEMLVAAVGHFYAFPYKEYAGANIGGSRGLTASLGHALKLNDFYHDTVHQFAPTYHEYVLYNHSEGEEGTKKYRSRTFVPIGPEMDSVRRNKHMFGNKLDDIQLSSLSYSTSSTPSNSGSMPDASNSDATNSSLLVDMSNSVSEPYDLTLIDLDVSSYPEEVPAADKAGGR, from the exons ATGGGGTTTCTGGTTCCGCTTTTCTTCCACATCGTCGCTTTCATTTGCACCATTGCAGCTATCGCTTTGGCCGTTCTTCACATTTACAGGCACCTTCTCAATTACACCGAGCCCACTTATCAGCGTTACATCGTTCGGATTATTTTCATGGTCCCG GTTTATGCACTAATGTCATTCTTGTCCCTTGTAATACCTGACAGTTCAATCTATTTTAATTCTATCCGGGAAGT CTATGAAGCTTgggtaatttataattttctatcACTGTGTCTGGCATGGGTTGGTGGTCCTGGAGCTGTTGTAATAAGTTTGAGTGGTCGAGTTCTGAAGCCATCATTTTGTCTGATGACTTGTTGCTTTCCTCCTATACCGCTGGATGG GCGTTTCATACGTAAATGCAAGCAAGGATGTCTGCAATTTGTGATTTTGAAGCCCATTTTAGTTGTTGTTACACTTATACTTTATGCAAAGGGGAAGTATAAGGATGGAAATTTCAATCCAAAGCAGTCATACTTGTATCTTACGATCATTTATATGATCTCATATACAATGGCTCTCTATGTGCTTGCTTTGTTTTATGTGGCATGCAAGGATCTGCTTCAACCATTCAATCCAGTTCCGaagtttattataataaaatctgTTGTATTCCTGACTTATTGGCAG GGCGTGTTATTCTTCCTTGCTGCAAAGTCGGGATTCATTGAGGATGCTGATGAAGCTGCCCTACttcaaaattttatcatttgtgtTGAGATGCTTGTTGCTGCCGTAGGCCACTTTTATGCATTTCCATACAAAGAATATGCTGGTGCTAATATAGGTGGATCCCGTGGTTTGACAGCTAGCCTTGGGCATGCTTTGAAGTTAAATGATTTTTACCATGATACAGTCCACCAG TTTGCACCAACCTATCACGAATATGTTCTTTATAATCACAGCGAAGGTGAGGAGGGAACTAAGAAGTACAGGTCACGAACTTTTGTTCCAATTGGCCCAGAGATGGATTCTGTGAGAAGAAATAAACATATGTTTGGAAACAAGTTAGATGACATACAGCTCTCAAGTTTGTCTTATTCTACCAGTAGCACTCCTTCAAATTCTGGTTCCATGCCTGATGCTTCAAATTCTGATGCAACTAATTCTTCATTGCTTGTGGATATGTCAAATTCTGTTTCAGAACCATACGACTTGACCCTCATTGACTTGGATGTATCCAGTTACCCTGAAGAAGTTCCTGCGGCTGATAAAGCTGGTGGTAGGTGA
- the LOC100780780 gene encoding cytochrome P450 72A68, producing MEEASCVCLVVILILALTLAWRVLNWLWLRPKRLERLLREQGLQGNPYRLLVGDLKEIMNMQKEVTSKPMNLSHDIVPRVFSFLQHTLNTHGKNSFIWFGRKPRVIITEPELIKDVLNKMHDFPKPDTSPLVKLLATGLLNHEGEKWNKHRRIISPAFNLEKLKNMLPIFYKSCNDLIIKWEEMLSSDGSCEIDVWPFLQNLSSDAIARTAFGSSYEEGRKIFQLLKEQAELAMKAIMKLYIPGWRFLPTANHRRMKEIDREIKASLTDMISNREKALKAGEATENDLLGILLESNHKETEEHGNSKNVGMSLEDVIEECKLFYFAGQETTSALLVWTMVLLSRYPDWQARAREEVLQVFGKQKPNFDGLSHLKIVSMILNEVLRLYPPAVGLNRNVDRDMKLGNLSLPAGVQVSLPTTMVHHDRELWGDDVNEFKPERFSEGVLKATNGRVSFFPFGWGPRICIGQNFSLLEAKMALSTILQHFSFELSPAYAHAPVTVFTLQPQYGAHVILRKVEI from the exons ATGGAAGAAGCATCATGTGTATGCTTAGTTGTCATACTGATACTTGCTCTAACATTGGCATGGAGGGTGCTGAACTGGTTATGGCTAAGGCCAAAGAGGTTAGAGAGGCTCCTAAGAGAGCAAGGCCTTCAAGGAAATCCCTACAGGCTTTTGGTTGGGGATTTAAAGGAGATTATGAATATGCAAAAGGAAGTCACATCCAAACCCATGAATCTCTCCCATGATATAGTGCCTCGTGTCTTTTCCTTTCTCCAACACACTCTCAACACACATG GCAAGAATTCTTTTATTTGGTTTGGGCGAAAACCAAGGGTGATCATCACAGAGCCTGAGTTaatcaaagatgtacttaataAGATGCATGATTTCCCAAAGCCTGACACGAGTCCGCTTGTCAAGTTACTTGCTACTGGTCTTTTAAACCATGAGGGAGAAAAATGGAACAAGCACAGAAGAATAATTAGCCCTGCattcaatttagaaaaattgaag AATATGTTACCAATATTCTACAAAAGTTGCAATGATTTAATTATCAAGTGGGAGGAAATGTTGTCTTCTGATGGATCATGTGAAATTGACGTATGGCCTTTCCTTCAAAATTTATCTAGTGATGCTATTGCTCGAACAGCATTTGGAAGTAGttatgaagaaggaagaaaaatatttcaacttctaaaagAGCAAGCAGAACTTGCAATGAAAGCTATAATGAAACTTTACATCCCTGGATGGAG ATTTCTACCTACTGCTAACCATAGGAGGATGAAGGAAATTGATAGAGAAATAAAAGCTTCACTTACAGATATGATTAGCAACAGAGAGAAAGCACTAAAGGCGGGTGAGGCTACCGAGAATGACTTGTTAGGTATACTTTTGGAGTCAAATCACAAGGAAACTGAAGAACATGGAAACAGTAAGAATGTTGGAATGAGTCTTGAAGATGTAATCGAGGAATGCAAGCTATTCTACTTCGCAGGGCAAGAGACCACTTCAGCTTTACTTGTTTGGACCATGGTGTTGTTAAGTAGGTACCCTGATTGGCAAGCACGTGCGAGGGAGGAAGTTTTACAAGTATTTGGCAaacaaaaaccaaattttgaTGGGCTAAGTCACCTTAAGATT GTCAGCATGATTTTGAATGAGGTTCTTAGGCTATACCCACCAGCAGTTGGCCTTAATAGAAATGTTGACAGAGATATGAAACTCGGAAACCTATCATTACCTGCTGGAGTGCAAGTTTCCTTACCAACAACTATGGTTCACCATGACCGCGAACTCTGGGGTGATGATGTGAATGAATTCAAACCTGAGAGATTTTCTGAAGGAGTTCTGAAGGCCACAAATGGCAGAGTTTCATTTTTTCCATTTGGATGGGGTCCTAGAATATGCATTGGACAAAACTTTTCCTTGTTGGAGGCAAAGATGGCTTTGTCAACGATTTTACAACATTTCTCATTTGAACTTTCTCCAGCTTATGCTCATGCTCCTGTTACAGTATTTACTCTTCAGCCCCAATATGGTGCTCATGTCATTTTACGTAaagttgaaatataa